A genomic segment from Mycoplasmopsis arginini encodes:
- the rplJ gene encoding 50S ribosomal protein L10, which produces MSALRDAKVLVVDEISKNLNESKALYVASYKTLDVASLQTIRRELAKFGVLIKVYKNRLFKQALMSTEQQSLNDLLVGQNLFIFAKEDDLTTLKALVKFKKEFPALQLVAGIYENKVVDAKNLDEISKLPSYEESLMILGNSLLAPIKNLAIGLNELVKQGKVSE; this is translated from the coding sequence ATGAGTGCATTAAGAGATGCTAAAGTTTTAGTTGTTGATGAAATTTCTAAAAACTTAAATGAATCTAAAGCTTTATATGTTGCTTCATACAAAACTTTAGATGTTGCTTCTTTACAAACAATTCGTAGAGAATTAGCTAAGTTTGGCGTTTTAATTAAAGTTTACAAAAACCGTTTATTTAAACAAGCATTAATGTCAACAGAACAACAATCTTTAAATGATTTACTTGTTGGTCAAAACTTATTCATTTTTGCAAAAGAAGATGATTTAACAACTTTAAAAGCCTTAGTGAAATTTAAAAAAGAATTCCCTGCTTTACAATTAGTTGCAGGTATCTACGAAAACAAAGTTGTTGATGCAAAAAACTTAGATGAAATATCAAAACTTCCTTCATACGAAGAATCACTTATGATTCTTGGAAACTCATTACTTGCGCCAATCAAGAATCTTGCAATTGGTTTAAATGAGTTAGTTAAACAAGGAAAAGTATCAGAATAA
- a CDS encoding DNA-directed RNA polymerase subunit beta' — protein sequence MKNNSKYDLLDESKITKISLSLATPEDVESWSHGEVTKPETINYKSYKPERGGLFDEIIFGPMIDYRCPTCGYKYKKINEGSYCTRTDLCRKENVQILPKIARRNHMGHIKLNSPVVHFWYFKVDHSILYKLLGLRISSQNGSETVRREELENLIYYKNHIVVEDGGLKSLPKNLIIEINDAAVIYKEALDELLTRFDPKNPDHQQAYEEISETIEQLVEKATSKIGQEYGIDFYELNDIIQHYSEAKIMTGARAIEYLLKKLDLQAEKAYVTDQINQLNLQESKNPEKFATTTRQTREKLYKRLQVINAFIESKQSPTNMLIYNLPVIPADLRPLIQLDGGRHSTSDINELYRRVIIRNNRLQEWQEKDAPELVTQNELRMVQEAVDALIDNQRRTPNPVLSKDNRPFKSISDALTGKKGRFRQNLLGKRVDYSGRSVIVVGPSLKMHQCGIPREMAAKLFEPWIIARLIDKQVATTVKNAKKIIEDQNPIIWPHVAEAIKGRLVLLNRAPTLHRLSIQAFEPVLVRGKAIRLHPLVCTPFNADFDGDQMAVHVPISEQALLESRELMLANKNILGPKDGEPIINPSQDMILGLYYLTIEEKNAKGEGRVFDNYDHMIRNLEAKKVSLHARVALPAQEVKNSKVFNKSTSGTQLYVISTVGKFIFNNVFPKDFTFIFDNKVTKAINLEEYKNEFNDLYVVSAGTNIPEYIKTLPIQEAFNKKNIAKIIRYMFDNYVATISIANVASVIDKINDLKDSDIVLEFLKIKTYKGQNLEKNHADLLTEFVLEEKEKLNLENEERYRGQSNIPFSAKEKAKMLDGVWFKYTNIVASILDNVKQLGFDYSTTSGISISFSDILETEKKSEYIAEGDEYIGKLKNYYKLGYITDDDRYSLTIKKWAEIKEKIQQELQTIIKNNPQNPVITMINSGARGNISNYVQLAGMRGLMANNTKTTKADAKNDRVVRSTVEVPVKSSFIEGLTAFEFYSSTHGARKGLTDTALNTAKSGYLTRRLVDVAQNIVVREENCGSEYGFLARNIADTKTKQIIVPLKERIIGRFSNKPIYDKNNELICERNILITSKIAQKIIDSGIEEVEIRSILGCNTRNGVCKMCFGKDLATNRVVNIGEAVGIIAAQSIGEPGTQLTMRTFHTGGVAGVEDITGGFTRLIELIDAHEQPWGRPATISPYEGVVTDIEKVEKTDNDYIVSIETLTSDNEKVKKSVLVNTNKKLRVAPGSEIKIGQKISEGPIILKELLALTDVRTVQNYLLKEIQRIYRIQGIAISDKYIEIIIRQMMSKIVISDPGESKFFAGAIVDIFDYQEENALLLSENKKPAYGNVVIKGAKQVPLLSDSFLAAASYQETSKILVNAAISSRTDNLTGLKENIIVGKKIPSGTALYSFEEHSKYDIKPSIKYFTNFVENDDENNNDFDDENMIDLDTLTQEYNDHERHNLEFEDEENSDEFYVEDEYNQSDDLDVEEHLDEDFDYE from the coding sequence ATGAAAAATAATTCAAAATACGACTTATTGGATGAATCAAAAATTACTAAAATTTCTCTATCTTTAGCTACTCCTGAAGATGTAGAAAGTTGATCACATGGTGAAGTAACTAAACCAGAAACAATTAACTATAAATCTTATAAACCAGAAAGAGGTGGTTTATTTGATGAAATTATTTTTGGTCCAATGATTGATTATCGTTGTCCAACTTGTGGATATAAATACAAGAAAATCAATGAAGGTTCATACTGTACAAGAACTGATTTATGTCGAAAAGAAAATGTTCAAATTCTACCTAAAATAGCCCGTAGAAATCATATGGGTCATATTAAATTAAATAGTCCAGTTGTGCACTTTTGATACTTTAAGGTTGACCATTCAATTCTTTATAAATTATTAGGTTTAAGAATTTCAAGTCAAAACGGTTCAGAAACTGTTAGAAGAGAAGAATTAGAAAATTTAATTTATTACAAAAACCATATTGTTGTTGAAGATGGTGGTTTAAAATCATTACCTAAAAACTTAATTATTGAAATCAATGATGCTGCTGTTATTTATAAAGAAGCATTAGATGAATTATTAACTCGTTTTGACCCAAAAAACCCTGACCATCAACAAGCTTATGAAGAAATTTCAGAAACAATTGAACAATTAGTTGAAAAAGCGACTTCAAAAATTGGTCAAGAATATGGTATTGACTTTTATGAATTAAATGATATTATTCAACACTATTCAGAAGCTAAAATCATGACTGGTGCTAGAGCTATTGAATATTTATTAAAAAAATTAGATTTACAAGCCGAAAAAGCTTATGTAACTGATCAGATTAATCAATTAAATTTACAAGAATCTAAAAACCCAGAAAAATTTGCTACTACAACAAGACAAACAAGAGAAAAACTTTACAAAAGATTACAAGTTATTAATGCATTTATTGAATCTAAACAATCACCAACTAACATGTTAATTTACAATTTACCTGTTATTCCTGCTGATTTAAGACCATTAATTCAATTAGATGGTGGAAGACATTCAACAAGTGATATTAACGAACTATATCGTAGAGTAATTATTAGAAACAATCGTTTACAAGAATGACAAGAAAAGGATGCTCCTGAACTTGTTACTCAAAACGAACTTCGTATGGTTCAAGAAGCAGTTGATGCTTTAATTGATAACCAAAGAAGAACACCAAATCCTGTTTTATCTAAAGACAATAGACCATTTAAATCAATTTCAGACGCTTTAACTGGTAAAAAAGGTCGTTTTAGACAAAACTTATTAGGAAAACGTGTTGACTATTCAGGTCGTTCAGTTATTGTTGTTGGTCCGAGTCTAAAAATGCACCAATGTGGTATTCCACGTGAAATGGCTGCTAAATTATTTGAACCATGAATAATAGCGCGTTTAATTGATAAACAAGTTGCAACAACAGTTAAGAATGCTAAGAAAATAATTGAAGACCAAAATCCAATTATTTGACCTCATGTTGCTGAAGCAATTAAAGGAAGATTAGTGCTTTTAAACCGGGCACCAACCTTACACCGTTTATCAATTCAAGCTTTTGAACCAGTTTTAGTACGTGGAAAAGCAATTAGATTACACCCATTAGTATGTACCCCATTTAACGCTGACTTCGATGGTGACCAAATGGCTGTTCACGTTCCTATTTCAGAACAAGCTTTATTAGAAAGCCGTGAATTAATGCTTGCTAATAAAAATATTTTGGGCCCAAAAGATGGAGAACCAATTATCAACCCTTCACAAGATATGATTCTTGGTTTATACTACTTAACAATTGAGGAAAAAAATGCTAAGGGTGAGGGAAGAGTTTTTGATAACTATGATCATATGATCAGAAACTTGGAAGCTAAAAAAGTTTCTCTACATGCTAGAGTTGCGTTGCCTGCCCAAGAAGTTAAAAACTCTAAAGTATTTAACAAATCAACATCTGGTACACAACTTTATGTAATTTCAACTGTTGGTAAATTTATTTTTAACAACGTCTTTCCGAAAGACTTCACATTTATTTTTGATAATAAAGTAACAAAAGCTATTAACTTAGAAGAATATAAGAATGAATTTAATGATTTATATGTTGTCTCAGCCGGAACAAATATTCCTGAATACATTAAAACATTACCAATTCAAGAAGCATTTAATAAAAAGAACATTGCTAAAATTATTCGTTATATGTTTGATAATTATGTTGCAACAATTAGTATCGCAAATGTGGCAAGTGTTATTGATAAAATTAATGATTTAAAAGACTCTGATATTGTTTTAGAATTTTTAAAAATTAAAACATATAAAGGTCAAAATCTTGAAAAAAATCATGCTGATTTATTAACTGAATTTGTTTTAGAAGAAAAAGAAAAATTAAATTTAGAAAACGAAGAAAGATATCGTGGACAAAGCAATATTCCATTTTCTGCTAAAGAAAAAGCTAAAATGCTTGATGGTGTTTGATTTAAATATACAAACATTGTTGCTTCGATATTAGACAATGTTAAACAATTAGGTTTTGATTATTCAACAACTTCAGGTATTTCAATTTCATTCTCAGATATTTTAGAAACAGAAAAGAAATCAGAGTACATTGCTGAAGGTGATGAATATATTGGAAAACTAAAGAACTACTACAAATTAGGTTATATTACTGATGATGATAGATACTCATTAACAATTAAAAAATGAGCTGAAATTAAGGAAAAAATTCAACAAGAATTACAAACAATAATTAAGAATAATCCTCAAAACCCGGTTATTACAATGATCAATTCTGGAGCTCGTGGAAATATTTCTAACTATGTTCAATTAGCTGGTATGCGTGGTCTGATGGCTAACAATACCAAAACTACTAAGGCCGATGCTAAAAATGATCGTGTTGTCCGTTCAACTGTTGAAGTTCCAGTTAAATCTTCATTTATTGAAGGACTAACAGCTTTTGAATTCTATTCATCAACTCACGGGGCTAGAAAAGGTCTAACCGATACTGCTCTTAACACTGCTAAATCAGGTTACTTAACCAGACGTTTAGTTGACGTTGCTCAAAACATCGTTGTAAGAGAAGAAAACTGTGGTTCTGAATATGGTTTCCTAGCAAGAAATATTGCTGATACAAAAACAAAACAAATTATCGTTCCTTTAAAAGAAAGAATTATTGGTCGTTTTTCAAACAAACCAATTTATGATAAAAATAATGAATTAATTTGTGAAAGAAATATTTTAATTACAAGCAAAATTGCTCAAAAAATTATTGATTCAGGTATTGAAGAAGTTGAAATTAGATCGATTTTAGGATGTAACACACGTAACGGTGTATGTAAAATGTGTTTTGGTAAGGATTTAGCAACAAACCGTGTTGTTAATATTGGCGAAGCAGTTGGTATTATTGCTGCTCAATCAATTGGTGAACCCGGTACACAGCTAACTATGCGTACTTTCCATACTGGTGGTGTTGCTGGTGTTGAAGATATTACTGGCGGTTTCACTCGTTTAATTGAATTAATCGATGCTCATGAACAACCATGAGGTAGACCAGCAACAATTTCTCCATATGAAGGCGTTGTTACTGATATTGAGAAAGTGGAAAAAACTGATAATGACTATATTGTTTCAATTGAAACACTAACTAGTGATAATGAAAAAGTTAAAAAATCTGTTTTAGTAAATACTAATAAGAAATTGAGAGTTGCACCGGGCAGCGAAATCAAAATTGGTCAAAAAATATCAGAAGGACCAATTATTCTAAAAGAGTTATTAGCTTTAACTGACGTTAGAACAGTTCAAAATTATTTACTAAAAGAAATTCAAAGAATTTACCGTATTCAAGGTATCGCAATTAGTGACAAGTACATTGAAATCATTATTAGACAAATGATGTCAAAAATTGTTATTAGCGATCCTGGAGAATCTAAATTCTTCGCCGGAGCAATTGTTGATATCTTTGACTATCAAGAAGAAAACGCTTTATTATTATCAGAAAACAAAAAACCTGCATACGGTAATGTTGTAATTAAAGGCGCTAAACAAGTTCCTCTTCTATCAGATTCATTCTTAGCAGCTGCTTCATACCAAGAAACATCAAAAATCTTAGTTAATGCTGCAATTTCTTCAAGAACTGATAATCTAACAGGTCTAAAAGAAAACATTATTGTTGGTAAAAAAATTCCTTCAGGAACAGCTTTATATTCATTTGAAGAACATTCAAAATACGATATTAAGCCATCAATAAAATACTTCACAAATTTTGTTGAAAACGATGATGAAAACAATAATGATTTTGATGATGAAAATATGATTGATTTAGATACACTAACTCAAGAATATAATGATCATGAAAGACATAATTTAGAATTTGAAGATGAAGAAAATAGCGATGAATTCTATGTCGAAGATGAATACAATCAAAGCGATGATTTAGACGTTGAAGAACATCTAGACGAAGACTTCGATTACGAATAA
- a CDS encoding DNA-directed RNA polymerase subunit beta, whose amino-acid sequence MSKKPEYVLRKFGPVTERRDYSISQKKFDTPDFLKMQRDSVEQFLTKGVEEELRSIYPIEARGKVKIEYIENSATFEYPNKTEFECIKEAKQKGSSYQGKLKAKLKQVNEETGEVTPAEVVFAEIPIMTYGGSFVINGSEKVIVSQLISSTGAYFGVNVRNKQANDLFNKVEIIPQVGSWVEIYHKTTSSNPDTIKVHIDKNKSFLLTTFLKALGFTEKGIKKMFGDIPELNETLRKDKTVGTTDEEITRDAQETIYRLIRKGDRMTAESARNLIPSTLFNEKRYSLTETGRFTLNRKLNIAERLVNTYLAENIISMEGEVKYQKGLLITWEIARKIAEEFRLGILPLWKLPDVEGSVYGSQLDVPGNEKLALRLSVPRVWVYPTENDMINDINKVQVLGNDPNADENFLLIPDLIATISYYFNLLFNIGVDDDPDSLVNKRIVTIGELLQNQFRIGLIKLEKNTRERISTKETSKITPKNVTNNKPIFNQFKSFFNTSKLSQFMDQCNPLAEISNKRRITSLGPRGLNRDTAQFEVRDVHPTHYGRICPIETPEGPNIGLILNLASFADIDKYGFIKSPYFRVVNKKVDFSKPYYLTAIEEAGYSFAQSTVKIENDEIVDDFVMVRRDNEYLEVPANEVDFVGVSNRQMTSISASAIPFLENDDANRALMGSNMQRQAVPVLFPEAPLVATGVEADIAKYSSTNIIAKFDGVVTYVDANVIIVKREGSNKKDHYYLRTFERSNQGTLIHQVPLVKLNQEVKAGDLLVDGPSMKNGEMALGKNVLVGFTTWHGFNYEDAVVLSERLVKDDVYTSIHIEEQTIQFRHSKAGEDILTADIPNVSNYSKRYLDENGIVRVGSEVSAGDILVGRTSPKGEENPTPEEKLMGAIFGQKTASRKDTSLKVKHGHNGTVVAVEVLSREFGDTLEDGIEKIVKVSIAQKRKIKVGDKMAGRHGNKGVVSIVLPVEEMPYLEDGTPLDIVLNPQGVPSRMNIGQVLELHLGLAAKKLNTKFVTPIFDGITHNQIKEILEEANINSSGKSVVYDGRTGEPFDQPISVGIMYYLKLYHMVDDKMHARSVGPYSLITQQPLGGKSQNGGQRFGEMETWAIESYGAANLLQELLTYKSDNINGRNQLYNSLARKTKLPKPGMPESFNVLAYELRGLGIKLEAHDDIKDENDYEIERVDTKYQQDWDGGTE is encoded by the coding sequence ATGAGCAAAAAACCAGAATACGTTTTAAGAAAATTTGGGCCTGTTACTGAACGTAGAGACTATTCAATTAGTCAAAAGAAATTTGACACACCTGACTTTTTAAAAATGCAAAGAGATTCTGTTGAACAATTTCTAACAAAAGGTGTTGAGGAAGAATTAAGAAGTATATATCCAATTGAAGCTCGTGGAAAAGTTAAAATTGAATATATCGAAAATTCAGCAACTTTTGAATATCCAAATAAAACAGAATTTGAATGCATTAAAGAAGCAAAACAAAAAGGTTCATCATATCAAGGTAAGCTAAAAGCAAAATTAAAACAAGTTAATGAAGAAACTGGGGAAGTTACACCTGCAGAAGTTGTTTTTGCAGAAATTCCTATTATGACTTATGGAGGATCATTTGTAATTAATGGTTCTGAAAAAGTTATCGTTTCACAATTAATTAGTTCAACTGGTGCTTATTTTGGAGTGAACGTTAGAAATAAACAAGCTAATGACTTGTTTAACAAAGTAGAAATCATCCCTCAAGTGGGTTCATGGGTTGAAATATACCATAAGACTACTTCATCTAACCCAGATACTATCAAAGTTCATATTGATAAGAATAAGTCATTTTTATTAACTACTTTCTTAAAAGCCTTAGGTTTTACTGAAAAAGGTATTAAGAAAATGTTTGGCGATATTCCAGAATTAAATGAAACTTTAAGAAAAGATAAAACAGTTGGTACAACTGACGAAGAAATTACAAGAGATGCACAAGAAACTATTTACCGTTTAATTAGAAAAGGTGATAGAATGACTGCAGAATCTGCACGTAATTTAATTCCTTCAACATTATTTAATGAAAAAAGATATAGTTTAACTGAAACAGGTCGTTTTACTTTAAACCGTAAATTAAATATTGCTGAAAGATTAGTAAATACTTACTTAGCTGAAAATATTATTAGTATGGAAGGTGAAGTAAAATATCAAAAAGGTTTACTAATTACTTGAGAAATTGCTAGAAAAATTGCTGAAGAATTTAGATTAGGAATTTTACCTTTATGAAAATTACCTGATGTTGAAGGTTCAGTTTATGGAAGTCAATTAGACGTTCCTGGTAATGAAAAATTAGCATTACGTTTATCTGTTCCTAGAGTTTGAGTATATCCTACCGAAAATGACATGATAAATGATATTAATAAAGTTCAAGTTTTAGGAAACGATCCTAATGCTGATGAAAACTTTTTATTAATTCCAGACTTAATTGCAACAATTTCATATTACTTTAACTTACTATTTAACATCGGTGTTGATGATGATCCCGATTCATTAGTAAATAAAAGAATTGTTACAATTGGTGAATTATTACAAAACCAATTTAGAATTGGATTAATTAAGTTAGAAAAAAATACTCGTGAAAGAATTTCAACTAAAGAAACTTCAAAAATTACACCTAAAAATGTAACTAATAACAAACCAATCTTTAATCAATTTAAGTCATTCTTTAACACCTCGAAACTTTCACAATTTATGGACCAATGTAACCCGTTGGCAGAAATTTCTAATAAACGTCGTATCACATCACTAGGGCCTAGAGGTCTAAATCGTGATACCGCACAATTTGAGGTCCGGGACGTTCACCCTACCCATTATGGAAGAATTTGTCCTATTGAAACACCTGAAGGACCAAACATCGGGTTAATTCTTAACTTAGCTTCATTTGCTGATATCGATAAATATGGATTTATTAAATCACCATACTTTAGAGTTGTTAATAAAAAGGTTGATTTTTCAAAACCATATTATTTAACAGCTATTGAAGAAGCAGGTTATAGTTTTGCTCAATCAACTGTAAAAATCGAAAATGATGAAATTGTTGACGATTTTGTTATGGTTCGTCGTGACAATGAATATCTAGAAGTGCCAGCTAATGAAGTTGATTTTGTTGGGGTTTCAAACCGTCAAATGACTTCTATTTCTGCTTCTGCTATTCCATTTCTAGAAAATGACGATGCTAACCGTGCACTTATGGGATCAAACATGCAACGTCAAGCTGTTCCTGTTTTATTCCCAGAAGCTCCATTGGTTGCAACAGGAGTTGAAGCTGATATTGCTAAATATTCTTCAACAAACATTATTGCTAAATTTGACGGGGTTGTAACATACGTTGATGCTAATGTTATTATCGTTAAAAGAGAAGGATCGAACAAGAAAGATCACTATTACCTAAGAACATTTGAAAGATCCAACCAAGGTACATTAATTCACCAAGTACCATTAGTAAAACTAAATCAAGAAGTTAAAGCTGGTGATTTATTAGTTGATGGACCATCAATGAAAAATGGTGAAATGGCTTTAGGTAAAAACGTTTTAGTAGGATTTACTACATGACACGGTTTTAACTATGAAGATGCTGTTGTTTTATCAGAAAGATTAGTTAAAGACGATGTTTATACTTCTATTCATATCGAAGAACAAACAATTCAATTTAGACATTCAAAAGCTGGTGAAGATATTTTAACTGCTGATATTCCTAATGTTTCTAACTACTCAAAACGTTATTTAGATGAAAATGGTATTGTTAGAGTTGGTTCAGAAGTTTCGGCTGGAGATATCTTAGTTGGTAGAACATCACCAAAAGGTGAAGAAAACCCAACTCCAGAAGAAAAACTTATGGGTGCTATTTTTGGTCAAAAGACTGCTTCGAGAAAAGATACTTCATTAAAAGTTAAACACGGTCACAACGGAACTGTTGTTGCTGTTGAAGTATTAAGTCGTGAATTCGGTGACACATTAGAAGACGGAATTGAAAAAATCGTTAAAGTTTCAATCGCTCAAAAGAGAAAAATAAAAGTCGGTGACAAGATGGCCGGCCGTCATGGTAACAAAGGGGTTGTTTCAATCGTTTTACCAGTTGAAGAAATGCCATACTTAGAAGATGGAACACCATTAGATATCGTTCTTAACCCACAAGGTGTGCCTTCACGTATGAACATTGGACAAGTGCTTGAATTACACCTAGGATTAGCTGCTAAAAAATTAAATACAAAATTTGTTACTCCTATTTTTGATGGTATTACACATAATCAAATTAAAGAAATCTTAGAAGAAGCAAATATTAATTCTTCAGGAAAATCTGTTGTTTATGACGGAAGAACAGGCGAACCATTTGATCAACCAATTTCTGTTGGAATCATGTATTATCTAAAACTTTACCACATGGTTGATGACAAGATGCATGCTCGTTCAGTTGGACCATATTCATTAATTACTCAACAACCACTTGGTGGTAAATCACAAAATGGTGGACAAAGATTTGGGGAAATGGAAACATGAGCTATTGAATCTTATGGAGCTGCTAATTTATTACAAGAGTTATTAACATACAAATCAGATAATATTAACGGACGTAACCAATTGTATAACTCACTTGCAAGAAAAACTAAATTACCTAAGCCAGGTATGCCGGAATCATTTAACGTTTTAGCTTATGAACTAAGAGGATTAGGAATTAAACTTGAAGCCCACGATGATATTAAAGACGAAAATGATTATGAAATCGAAAGAGTTGACACTAAATATCAACAAGATTGAGATGGAGGAACAGAATAA
- the rplL gene encoding 50S ribosomal protein L7/L12 has product MAKLTKEEFVSALKEMNIKEVMELVEGLKEEFGIDPTAVVAAAAPAAAEAVEEKSTFNVTLKSDGGNKLAVIKAVKDLLGLGLMDAKKLVESAPALLKENVKKEEAEELKAKLAEVKAEVVLD; this is encoded by the coding sequence ATGGCTAAATTAACAAAAGAAGAATTCGTTTCAGCATTAAAAGAAATGAACATTAAAGAAGTTATGGAATTAGTAGAAGGATTAAAAGAAGAATTCGGAATTGATCCTACTGCTGTTGTAGCTGCTGCTGCTCCAGCTGCTGCTGAAGCTGTTGAAGAAAAATCAACATTTAACGTAACATTAAAATCAGACGGTGGAAACAAACTAGCTGTTATTAAAGCAGTTAAAGACTTATTAGGTTTAGGTCTAATGGACGCTAAAAAATTAGTTGAATCTGCACCTGCATTATTGAAAGAAAACGTTAAGAAAGAAGAAGCAGAAGAACTAAAAGCTAAATTAGCAGAAGTTAAAGCTGAAGTTGTTTTAGACTAA